A section of the Glandiceps talaboti chromosome 8, keGlaTala1.1, whole genome shotgun sequence genome encodes:
- the LOC144438806 gene encoding GH3 domain-containing protein-like: protein MKAVKRICAGLVAITCVGGATLAYKISRLKSSEFHTTRSKVDQYMVFSFMSRIGSYKRKKLEEHTKKVKETQDKILLERLAYNADTEYGKRFRFAEIKSREDFRKIHPLTRYDHYKEYVERIAKGEENIITKDKPKILSLTSGTSGNASMLPTIQKQFSTFFLQGITVCFDSLFKGFPTTKQLQKDLKFFYSPKSRMSESGIPIGPNSSSPASSKGLLNLYTTPKAGFEIMTEPEALYVHLLFALRDRNLGMMEANFASLVYMGFVALEKQWQQLVEDIEEGRVNPNLNVSDEVKMELNSLLKADAKRGAELRNEFQKGFDGIAQRIWPYMDLILTTDTGSSELYGQVLKSHYAKGIPIYSPLYAATEGLLGINLWPKDTDRYYLLVPESMVFEFIPIGQSDETQPETLFMDQVEADCIYELVITNISGLYRYRFGDVVKVVRHHNQCPVIEFLYRQGQLLNVHGEKTSENVFYQALIDTVSQWPGVKLVDYTCAESVMLPSQSGSSSDSSSSPYYLVFIELEGDAESLQLSQEQKDLLDRTLQQKAFVYESFRTKGSITTPKVYVVRRGAFQNLKTYLIENTMASANQLKIPRVLKRQDAVNVMLDQVIE from the exons ATGAAAGCTGTGAAGAGGATATGTGCAG GTCTGGTAGCCATTACTTGTGTAGGTGGCGCTACACTGGCTTACAAGATCAGCAGATTAAAATCCTCTGAGTTTCACACAACAAGATCAAAGGTAGATCAGTATATGGTCTTCTCATTCATGAGTAGAATAGGAAGTTATAAGAGAAAGAAATTAGAAGAACACACCAAGAAAGTCAAAGAAACTCAAGACAAGATACTACTAGAAAGATTAGCATATAATGCCGATACAGAGTATGGGAAAAGGTTCCGTTTTGCCGAGATCAAATCCAGGGAGGACTTCCGGAAAATTCATCCACTTACGCGATATGATCACTATAAAGAGTACGTGGAGAGAATTGCCAAAGGAGAGGAGAATATCATTACTAAAGATAAACCCAAGATTTTGAGTTTAACATCGGGGACATCTGGCAATGCATCCATGCTCCCAACGATACAGAAACAGTTCTCAACATTCTTTCTCCAGGGTATCACAGTCTGTTTTGATTCCTTATTCAAAGGTTTTCCAACTACAAAGCAGCTACAGAAAGATTTGAAATTCTTTTATTCACCAAAGTCACGGATGTCAGAATCAGGTATCCCTATTGGTCCAAACTCCTCCTCTCCAGCGAGTTCCAAGGGTCTCCTTAATTTGTACACAACCCCCAAAGCTGGGTTTGAAATTATGACTGAACCAGAAGCTTTGTATGTACACTTACTGTTTGCACTAAGAGATCGCAACCTTGGTATGATGGAAGCCAACTTTGCATCTCTTGTTTACATGGGCTTCGTCGCTTTGGAGAAACAGTGGCAACAACTTGTGGAAGATATCGAAGAGGGGCGTGTCAATCCTAACTTGAATGTTAGCGATGAAGTCAAGATGGAACTGAACAGTTTACTGAAGGCTGATGCCAAACGAGGTGCTGAATTAAGAAATGAATTCCAGAAAGGTTTTGATGGAATAGCACAGAGAATATGGCCGTACATGGATCTTATTTTGACTACAGACACAGGGTCATCAGAACTCTATGGACAAGTTCTGAAATCTCACTATGCAAAAG GCATTCCAATATACTCTCCATTGTATGCAGCCACTGAGGGCCTACTAGGAATCAATCTATGGCCAAAAGATACAGATAGATATTATCTTTTGGTTCCAGAGTCAATGGTCTTTGAATTCATACccataggtcaaag TGATGAGACACAACCTGAAACTTTGTTCATGGATCAAGTAGAAGCAGATTGTATCTATGAGTTAGTTATCACCAACATCAGTGGTTTGTACAGATATAGATTTGGAGATGTTGTCAAAGTGGTCAGACATCATAACCAGTGTCCAGTTATTGAATTCCTTTATAG ACAAGGGCAGTTATTAAATGTTCATGGTGAGAAGACATCAGAGAATGTATTCTATCAAGCTTTGATAGACACTGTGTCTCAATGGCCTGGTGTAAAACTGGTGGACTACACTTGTGCTGAAAGTGTTATGCTGCCCTCACAGTCAG GATCAAGTAGTGATTCTTCAAGTTCTCCATATTACCTGGTGTTCATAGAATTAGAGGGAGATGCAGAAAGCCTTCAACTCAGTCAGGAACAGAAAGACCTG CTTGATAGAACCCTACAACAGAAAGCATTTGTGTATGAATCGTTCCGGACCAAAGGAAGTATAACGACACCTAAAGTATATGTCGTCAGAAGAGGAGCCTTTCAAAACTTGAAAACTTACCTAATAGAAAACACCATGGCATCAGCTAATCAGCTTAAAATACCCAGGGTTTTGAAAAGACAAGATGCAGTGAATGTCATGCTTGATCAAGTGATTGAATGA